The genomic region CCACAGCTACCCAACCGACTTGAACTTTTTTCAAATATGAAACCACTTTGTTAAAATCAATAAAGTAGATCCACAAAAATATGAGGACAATACCAAATAATAAACCAAGAAGCAAATGCAATTTATTTTTTTTCATAAAATAATATTTTCAAATTGTGGATTTGTATTGAGTTAATTTCTCTCAAAAATTAAAAATTTATGATGTGCCCAGAATGCCTTGAAAAATTTCGGGGCGATTTTCTCTAACCAATAATAGTTCATCATCTGTTCAGCAAAATCTAGATCTTTATCTTGATAATATTTCAGAATACAAATTTTTTCATCAATCTTTTCGGTTTTTGATTTCAGCAAAAAATCCAAATGGAATATTTTGAGAAAATCCCGTTTATCCATGCCAATATCAGGCCATGGTGGGCAGTCTATGTAATTTCTTTCTACAAGTTTCCAGTTCAATTTTCGCATTTCCGCAATAATATTTTTCGGGATGATGTTATCTTCAATCAAATATTTTCTCAGATCAGTTCCGGAGATATACTTCTGTGAAAGATATCCGATTCCTGAACGATTTGGTACACAAAGCATGATCACATTTTTGGTTACGCGAGTGAGTTCGTGCAAAAATACCGTTAGATTTTCCACAAACCATAAAGCCGAAAAATTCCAACTCATATCAATAGATTCATTGGGAAGTTCAATCTTTTTAAAATCCTTTTGAAAACGAAAATTTGCCGAGAGATTTGACTTTTCCCAAACGTTTTTGATCATTTCTAATCTTGATTGATCGTTATCTATAAGCGTTACGGGAAGACCGGATTTTGCCACATGCATTGAATTTATTCCGCTGACCCCGGTAAATCCAAAGATAGGAACTTCGAGAAGAGATTTGCAGTTATATTTTTGAATAATTTCATCCAATTTTATATTTAGAATAATGCGTTCGTAACTGGAACCCAGACCTTCATTTGGTTCGTCTGTAAAATAATTTTGCCAAGTTTTTAAAATTGGGATAGCCATTATTTCACCAACTTTCTTTTTTTAATTTCCTGATACCACTCGATTACGTATTTGAATGACGGGATGGTATCGTGAGTTTTTAATCCAATCTCTTCCTCAGCGGGTGAAACATCATAAAACCAATCTCTGGATATTAATTGAATGCGTGCTTTCCATAACTCGTTTTTGAATATTTTTGAGAAAATAAATTCAAAAAAATGAAATTTGAAAGAAGGGCATATTTTCCATTTGGGATAATTTTTCCCTTTTAGTTCATTGCTGATAAAGTTTACCAATTTTTTTATAGAAACCGGATTTTTATCTGCAATGTTATATGTATTTCCGGAAGGAATATCAAAATTTCCAGCGTTAATAAATGCCTGAACCATTGTCTTACAGTCAGCCATATTTATTTTTATATCTTTCGTGGGTAAAAGCATCAATCCGGAATCTACAAGTTTAATTAAATTATAGGGAAATCCATAATCTCCAACTCCATAAGTTATCGAAGGTCGAATAATTACAAATTTTAACCCCACGGATTTTAGATTTTGCAATTCTTTTTCCGCTTCGATTTTTGTGAAATGGTAATAATTATCTTCCTGCCTCAAAGTGTTTTCATTCGGGGGAAGTTCCTTTGGTATTGCCCCAAAAACCCCTACGGAGCTACAGAAAATTAATTTTGATTTATGCTTCACGCATTGTTTTGCAATATATTTGGTTGCATTTACGTTTGCATCAAAATAATCTTTTTTGGGGAAATTTCTTCCCCCACGAATTGCTGCAATATGAAAAACCAACTCAAAACGGAATTCATCAAACAAACTTTGAATTGCGCTTTCATTCGTCATTTCCACAAATTTGCAATTAACTCCCTCTTGCTCGAATTTTTCATAGCGTGATTTATCTGTGGAAGGACGAATTAACGCCACAATCGAATCTTTGCTTCTTTCGAGCAGCTTTTCGCAAACTGCTCCACCTATAAAACCGGTTATGCCTGTTATTAATATTTTCATAATAAATTATCTGATTTCGTATTTTGATATGAAGAGGAAATTGTGTTATTTGATGTCAATAAATATGATTTTGATATTGCATGTTTTTTTCAACTTATCTTTTATAATATTTCTTATTTTTACATAAATTTATTATTTTGTTATGATAAAAGTTATAATATCAATTGATTTTATTAATTTAATTAATTTTATTATTTTTAAACTTGACATTATTCACTTTTTTATTAATTTTTTTAATATTATATTCGAAGCTACGATCTTCGCAGAAAGAGAGAAAAAATGAATAACAGATTGAAGCAATGTCCGGTGTGTAATTCCACACTGGAAATCACAAAGTATCGCTGTCCGAATTGCGGTACGGAAATTAGTGGAAAATTCGGAATCGGCGAACTTGCCTTACTTTCACCAGCACAGCAGGAATTTGTAAAAATCTTTGTTTGCTCACAAGGAAGTATCAAGGAAGTTGAAAAAACACTTGGAATTTCCTATCCTACTGTAAAAAACAAACTAACAGAAGTTACCAAAGTCTTATGCCCGGAAGCAAAACAAGAACCTGATGAACCCTCAGAAATAATTCTCACCGAATTGGATAGCGGAAAAATTTCTGTAGAACAAGCCCTTAAAAAATTAGAAAATAGGAGTCAAAATGTATAATTTACAGGAAAAATTTAAATACGCAACGAGTGAAAACCTCAACCTGCAAATAGACACTGAAGATTTTGGAATGTCAATCGCCGGGAATGATAAAGCAGAATCGGAGTTGGAAATAAAAATTGGTTCTGAAAAGAAAATTGATTTGGATGACATTCTCAATGTGAAATTTGTTGAGAGAAAAAACAAACTGACAATCAAACTCAATAATCCGAAAAACAACAAATGCAAAACTGATATTCGTTTGTCTGTACCTCGAAAAACGAATCTTAAAATAAATTCGGAAAATGCCGAATTTAGGATTTCCGATTTGAATGGCTATGTAAACACCTCTTTCGAAAATGGAAAATTGTCTATGAACCAAATTGTTGGGAGAATAGAATGCAAAACCGAAAACGGAGGAATCAGCATTGAAGATTCCGAAGGATCAATGAAATTGCAGACTGAAAACGGCGGAATAAAATTGAGACAAAATAAAGGAAAAGTAATCATTCGAGGTGAAAACGGTGGGGTGAAATGCTCAAAATGTGTTGGAACACTTGAAACACATATTGAAAATGGTTCGGTAAAAGTAATCGAATCTCAATTTGAAAATGCAGATATACAAAACGAAAATGGCAGCATTTATTTTGAATTCAATGATGTAGAAAAAGGAGAATTCAAATTCAAAAACGAAAATGGAAAAATCCATCTTGCTATTCCTGAAGAAATCCCATTCAATATTATTGCAAAAAATGAGATTGGCAATTTTCATATTGGTTTGGATGGTGATTATGATCGCAGAAAAGAAAATGGTAAGCAAATATTGGAAATGGTAAAGGGAAGTGGAAATGTAAAAATTATAGCAGAGAACGAAAACGGAAGAATAACTTTGGTGAATTCCAAAACAAGCAAGAACCCATTTAGCAGAGAGCGCTTCAATTTTGAGAAACTTGCAGATTCATTCGAGCATATTATTGATAAAATTCCCTCACCCGAACAACAAGAAAAGATTCACAAAAAAATGGAAAAAGCAATGAAAAAGTTAAAAAAATTAAAGATAAATATACCGGATATCAGTGGAATAGTCGAGGATGTTACCGATAACATTGAGAATGATGTTGATTTTGATATTGATGGTAAAAATATTGGCAAAAAAATCAAAATTGAGATTAAAAAATCTCTGAAAAAAGCCACTGAACAAGCCCGAAAATTCAAAAATGAAAAAACAAAAATGAAAAATGAAGAAACCAAAGTGCACGAAGAGCGTGAAAAATCAGAGGCAGAAAAAACCGAATTAAATACTGAAGAAGCTGAAATGGTAAAGCAGCGAAGCAGATTAAAAATATTGCAATTGCTTGAGCAAGGAAAAATAAATTCAACCGAAGCCGAAAAACTACTCAAAGCTATGGAGGATCGAAATGAGTGAAACAAAGAAAATAATTGATATGGTTGCAGATGGTAAAATTTCTGCAGAAGAAGCCTCAAAACTCCTCTCCG from Candidatus Cloacimonadota bacterium harbors:
- a CDS encoding methyltransferase domain-containing protein, with protein sequence MAIPILKTWQNYFTDEPNEGLGSSYERIILNIKLDEIIQKYNCKSLLEVPIFGFTGVSGINSMHVAKSGLPVTLIDNDQSRLEMIKNVWEKSNLSANFRFQKDFKKIELPNESIDMSWNFSALWFVENLTVFLHELTRVTKNVIMLCVPNRSGIGYLSQKYISGTDLRKYLIEDNIIPKNIIAEMRKLNWKLVERNYIDCPPWPDIGMDKRDFLKIFHLDFLLKSKTEKIDEKICILKYYQDKDLDFAEQMMNYYWLEKIAPKFFKAFWAHHKFLIFERN
- a CDS encoding DUF2089 domain-containing protein — protein: MNNRLKQCPVCNSTLEITKYRCPNCGTEISGKFGIGELALLSPAQQEFVKIFVCSQGSIKEVEKTLGISYPTVKNKLTEVTKVLCPEAKQEPDEPSEIILTELDSGKISVEQALKKLENRSQNV
- a CDS encoding NAD(P)-dependent oxidoreductase; this encodes MKILITGITGFIGGAVCEKLLERSKDSIVALIRPSTDKSRYEKFEQEGVNCKFVEMTNESAIQSLFDEFRFELVFHIAAIRGGRNFPKKDYFDANVNATKYIAKQCVKHKSKLIFCSSVGVFGAIPKELPPNENTLRQEDNYYHFTKIEAEKELQNLKSVGLKFVIIRPSITYGVGDYGFPYNLIKLVDSGLMLLPTKDIKINMADCKTMVQAFINAGNFDIPSGNTYNIADKNPVSIKKLVNFISNELKGKNYPKWKICPSFKFHFFEFIFSKIFKNELWKARIQLISRDWFYDVSPAEEEIGLKTHDTIPSFKYVIEWYQEIKKRKLVK